A window from Enterocloster bolteae encodes these proteins:
- a CDS encoding PH domain-containing protein: protein MKRDDLVWSDRKRNWLGLPWTFTVYGLTEDRLFIKTGVLNIHEDEVRLYRILDLSLRKTLWQRMVGLGTIHVDSSDKTMKAFDISNIRNCEDVKEQLSRLVEQERDNKRVSSREFIGGYGDDEDHGFDEEDSPY, encoded by the coding sequence ATGAAACGTGACGATTTGGTTTGGAGTGACCGGAAAAGGAACTGGCTGGGGCTGCCATGGACATTTACTGTATATGGACTGACAGAGGACCGGCTGTTCATTAAGACAGGGGTCCTTAACATACATGAAGATGAGGTGCGCCTGTACCGGATACTGGATCTGTCCCTGAGGAAAACCCTGTGGCAGAGGATGGTGGGATTGGGCACCATCCATGTGGACAGCAGCGATAAGACCATGAAGGCCTTTGACATCAGCAATATAAGAAATTGTGAGGATGTGAAGGAGCAGCTGTCCCGGCTGGTGGAGCAGGAGAGGGATAATAAGAGGGTATCGTCCAGGGAATTCATCGGAGGATACGGGGACGATGAAGACCATGGGTTTGATGAGGAGGACAGTCCTTATTAG
- a CDS encoding bacteriohemerythrin, giving the protein MYAEFTDDLVTGNEMIDTQHKELICKINDLLKSCEERSNQSGAARMLNFLADYTEYHFNEEEALQESINYPGIKEHKEKHEELRRTVQELHEMLTEEEGPTDAFVEKVSEKVRDWLYYHIQTFDRSVAEFKFMRDNAERI; this is encoded by the coding sequence ATGTACGCAGAATTTACAGACGACCTGGTAACAGGCAATGAGATGATTGATACCCAGCACAAGGAGCTGATTTGCAAGATCAATGATTTATTAAAGAGCTGTGAGGAGCGCTCCAACCAGAGCGGTGCAGCCAGGATGTTAAACTTTCTGGCAGATTATACCGAGTATCATTTTAATGAAGAGGAAGCTCTCCAGGAATCCATAAATTATCCAGGCATCAAAGAGCACAAGGAAAAGCATGAGGAGCTGAGAAGGACTGTCCAGGAGCTTCATGAGATGCTGACAGAGGAAGAAGGCCCCACAGACGCATTCGTGGAAAAGGTCTCCGAGAAAGTCAGGGACTGGCTGTACTACCACATCCAGACCTTTGACCGCTCCGTGGCGGAATTCAAATTCATGCGCGATAATGCAGAGCGTATCTGA
- a CDS encoding threonine synthase produces the protein METYRELLPFKGNQPLVDLGVGNTALTKLPAIGKELGLDLYIKDETRNPTWGHKDRLNAVLINKAMELGVPGVVYASTGNNGASGAAFAAKAGMPCVILTVKGVNKTLETFMQVYGAKLIGVKTVSERWEVLKYLVNQCGWYPATNYVVPIVGSNPWAIEGYKLIAYELYKQMDELPDKIVVPICYGDALFGIMKGFSELKEMGFINHIPQMVSVEDYGPVAKAYNSGCEMIEPVEAWDSVASSISTKWGTYHSLYALRKSRGLAIALEKNEDFYQAQSELAQKEGVYCESASAASYAGLKELVAGGKIKKGEKVVLLITASGVKDTKVTSSYLPEFPESITGLDGALDILEKQYQMKVR, from the coding sequence ATGGAAACATATCGGGAACTGCTTCCATTTAAAGGAAATCAGCCCTTAGTTGACCTTGGAGTGGGAAACACAGCACTTACGAAGCTGCCGGCAATCGGAAAAGAACTGGGATTGGATCTATATATAAAAGACGAGACGAGAAATCCAACCTGGGGACATAAGGACCGTCTGAATGCAGTCTTGATAAATAAGGCAATGGAGCTGGGGGTGCCTGGCGTTGTGTACGCATCGACCGGAAATAATGGGGCATCCGGAGCAGCATTTGCAGCAAAGGCAGGAATGCCCTGTGTGATTCTGACAGTTAAAGGAGTCAATAAAACCCTGGAAACATTCATGCAGGTGTACGGGGCTAAATTAATTGGTGTAAAAACAGTATCTGAGAGATGGGAAGTACTGAAATATCTGGTAAACCAATGTGGATGGTATCCTGCCACAAATTATGTGGTTCCGATTGTGGGCAGCAATCCATGGGCTATCGAGGGCTATAAGCTGATTGCATATGAACTTTATAAGCAGATGGATGAGCTTCCGGATAAGATTGTTGTTCCCATTTGCTACGGAGATGCTTTGTTCGGAATCATGAAAGGCTTTTCAGAATTAAAGGAGATGGGATTTATTAACCATATTCCCCAGATGGTTTCGGTAGAAGACTATGGTCCGGTGGCCAAGGCATATAATTCCGGATGTGAAATGATTGAACCGGTAGAAGCATGGGATAGCGTGGCATCCTCCATATCCACCAAATGGGGCACATACCATTCACTTTACGCGCTCAGAAAATCAAGGGGATTGGCAATCGCCCTGGAGAAAAATGAGGACTTTTACCAGGCGCAGAGTGAGCTGGCACAAAAGGAAGGCGTTTACTGTGAATCGGCATCTGCGGCCTCGTACGCAGGGCTGAAAGAGCTGGTTGCCGGCGGGAAAATTAAAAAAGGCGAGAAGGTCGTACTTTTAATTACGGCCAGCGGTGTCAAAGACACAAAGGTCACTTCCTCTTATTTGCCTGAATTCCCGGAGAGTATAACAGGATTGGATGGGGCTTTGGATATTTTGGAGAAACAATATCAAATGAAAGTTCGTTGA
- a CDS encoding 6-phosphofructokinase, which produces MGKKRNIIVGQSGGPTSVINSSLAGVYKTAKERGFHKVYGMLHGIEGLLDEMYVDLSTQIHSDMDIELLKRTPSAFLGSCRYKLPDIHENPAFYEKIFAILDKLDIEVFIYIGGNDSMDTIKKLSDYAIVKGHGQKFLGVPKTIDNDLALTDHTPGFGSAAKYIATSTKEVIRDAMGLSYRRKTITIMECMGRNAGWLTGSTALARTEDCCGPDLIYLPEIPFDIDKFLKKCKDLIQKKPSIVIAVSEGIKVPDGRYVCQLSGGSDYVDAFGHKQLAGTADYLAGFLAGELGCKTRSVELSTLQRSASHVASRVDINEAFMVGGAAVKAADEGDTGKMVVIDRVSDDPYMSAAGIYDVHKIANNEKTVPRSWVNKDGSYVTQEFVNYVEPLIQGDYQPFMVNGLPQHLVLKR; this is translated from the coding sequence ATGGGGAAAAAACGCAATATCATAGTGGGACAGTCAGGGGGACCTACCTCGGTTATTAATTCCAGCCTGGCAGGGGTCTATAAGACGGCGAAGGAGAGAGGCTTCCACAAAGTATACGGCATGCTCCACGGCATTGAGGGTCTGCTGGATGAGATGTATGTGGATCTGTCCACGCAAATCCATTCAGACATGGATATTGAGCTTCTAAAGAGGACGCCGTCTGCATTCCTGGGTTCCTGCCGTTATAAGCTGCCGGATATCCATGAGAATCCTGCATTTTATGAAAAAATATTTGCCATACTGGATAAGCTGGATATTGAGGTCTTTATCTATATCGGAGGCAATGATTCCATGGATACCATCAAGAAGCTGTCTGATTATGCCATTGTCAAGGGACATGGCCAGAAGTTCCTGGGTGTTCCCAAAACCATTGACAATGACCTGGCCCTTACGGACCATACGCCTGGTTTCGGAAGCGCGGCAAAGTACATAGCCACCTCCACCAAGGAAGTGATCCGGGATGCCATGGGCTTATCCTACCGCCGCAAGACCATTACCATTATGGAGTGCATGGGAAGGAACGCGGGCTGGCTCACCGGCTCCACGGCCCTGGCCAGGACAGAGGACTGCTGCGGACCGGATTTGATTTATCTTCCGGAGATCCCCTTTGACATTGATAAATTCCTTAAAAAATGTAAGGATCTGATTCAGAAGAAGCCGTCCATTGTCATTGCTGTGTCCGAGGGAATCAAGGTGCCGGACGGACGGTATGTATGCCAGCTGTCAGGAGGCAGCGATTACGTGGACGCCTTCGGACACAAGCAGCTGGCCGGGACAGCGGATTACCTGGCAGGTTTCCTGGCAGGTGAGCTGGGGTGCAAGACCAGGTCCGTGGAACTGTCCACCCTGCAGAGGAGCGCTTCCCATGTGGCTTCAAGGGTGGATATCAACGAGGCGTTCATGGTAGGAGGCGCGGCTGTCAAGGCGGCGGACGAGGGGGATACAGGCAAGATGGTGGTCATTGACCGGGTTTCCGACGACCCCTATATGAGCGCAGCCGGCATATATGACGTACACAAGATTGCCAATAATGAGAAGACAGTTCCCAGAAGCTGGGTCAACAAGGATGGAAGTTATGTGACCCAGGAATTTGTCAATTATGTGGAGCCTTTAATCCAGGGAGACTACCAGCCGTTTATGGTAAACGGCCTTCCCCAGCACCTTGTTCTTAAGCGGTAG
- a CDS encoding HPr family phosphocarrier protein, which produces MKEKKIMLPTMAEAKRFVDEATKCDFDIDVFYNRVTIDAKSILGVLSLDLTRILTVQFNGENQGFEEYLETISPEANASAA; this is translated from the coding sequence ATGAAAGAAAAGAAAATCATGTTACCGACAATGGCTGAGGCAAAGAGGTTCGTTGATGAAGCTACGAAGTGTGACTTTGATATTGATGTATTCTATAATCGTGTAACCATTGATGCAAAGTCCATTCTCGGGGTGCTGAGCCTGGACCTGACCCGGATTCTGACCGTTCAGTTTAACGGTGAGAACCAGGGATTTGAGGAGTATCTGGAAACTATTTCCCCGGAAGCCAATGCAAGCGCTGCCTGA
- a CDS encoding ATP-dependent DNA helicase: protein MGNHSQPQIRISVRNLVEFVMRSGDLDNRRTAGAKKEAMQAGSRLHRKIQKRMGTSYRSEVMLRHQVQEDMFDILVEGRADGIITEPAGVTIDEIKCIYMDVSRLEEPDPVHLAQALCYGWFYSTQNELETIGIQITYCNIETEEIRRFKEARSFEELKAWFEGLIHEYVKWARYLYHHGIRRQECLKELPFPYPYREGQKELAGNVYRSIARKRNLFIQAPTGVGKTLSTIYPSLKAMGEGHGEKLFYLTAKTITRSVAEEAFSILRREGNLYFNTVTITAKEKLCVMEKPDCNPQACPRAKGHYDRVNDAVYEIIQEVDGITRDKVLEYAERFKICPFEFCLDISNWVDGIICDYNYVFDPNVKLKRYFDQGEPGQGYLFLVDEAHNLVPRAREMYSASLIKEDVLLTKRILKTQPGAAKVIAQLDKCNQRFLELKRSYGGDEGERRTVLGSTYELLPDVNVLALNLMTMFGELETFMNENIEFPDRDLVLEFYFAVRDFLYVYDRLDESYRIYDQILADGSFMVKLLCINPAVNLKECLNKGVSTLFFSATLLPIQYYKELLSGSQEEYAVYAKSPFPEENRMVLAASDVSSRYSRRGPSEYEKIVDYICRVVEGKKGNYMVFCPSYQYLHAIEDILAAREASGALSFIWNAQTNHMTEEDRETFLHSFEEERDCSMAALCVMGGIFSEGIDLKEERLIGAVIIGTGLPQVNTEQEILKEYFDEHGEHGFDYAYQYPGMNKVMQAAGRVIRTVHDRGIIALLDDRFLRPEYVALFPREWGTYTVVNRYNVDQAVRAFWDGAV from the coding sequence TTGGGGAATCATTCGCAGCCCCAGATACGCATTTCGGTGCGGAACCTGGTGGAGTTTGTAATGAGAAGCGGGGATCTGGACAACCGGAGGACAGCTGGGGCCAAGAAGGAGGCCATGCAGGCTGGCAGCAGACTGCACCGGAAGATTCAGAAACGTATGGGAACCTCCTACCGTTCCGAAGTGATGCTGCGGCATCAGGTACAGGAGGACATGTTTGATATCCTGGTGGAGGGAAGAGCGGACGGAATCATCACCGAGCCTGCCGGAGTCACCATTGATGAGATTAAGTGCATCTATATGGATGTATCCAGGCTGGAAGAACCGGATCCGGTCCACCTGGCACAGGCTCTGTGCTACGGCTGGTTTTACAGCACCCAGAATGAGCTGGAAACCATCGGCATCCAGATTACCTACTGTAACATAGAGACAGAAGAAATCCGCCGGTTTAAGGAGGCCAGGAGCTTTGAGGAGCTGAAGGCATGGTTTGAGGGGCTGATTCATGAGTATGTCAAATGGGCCAGATATCTGTACCACCATGGGATCCGCCGCCAGGAGTGCTTAAAGGAACTGCCTTTTCCTTATCCCTACAGGGAAGGGCAGAAGGAGCTGGCCGGGAATGTGTACCGCTCCATTGCCAGAAAACGCAACCTGTTCATCCAGGCGCCTACCGGGGTGGGAAAGACCCTGTCCACCATCTACCCCAGTCTGAAGGCCATGGGCGAGGGCCACGGAGAGAAGCTGTTTTACCTGACTGCCAAGACCATTACCAGGAGCGTGGCGGAGGAAGCCTTTTCCATTTTAAGGCGGGAGGGGAATCTCTATTTTAATACGGTTACCATCACAGCAAAGGAAAAGCTCTGCGTCATGGAAAAGCCGGACTGCAATCCCCAGGCATGTCCCAGGGCCAAGGGCCACTACGACCGGGTCAATGACGCTGTCTACGAAATCATCCAGGAGGTGGACGGCATCACCAGGGACAAGGTGCTGGAGTATGCCGAAAGATTTAAGATATGTCCCTTTGAATTCTGTCTGGATATCAGCAACTGGGTGGACGGCATCATATGCGATTACAATTATGTCTTTGATCCCAATGTAAAGCTGAAGCGGTATTTTGACCAGGGGGAGCCGGGCCAGGGGTACCTGTTTCTGGTGGATGAGGCCCATAATCTGGTGCCCAGGGCCAGGGAGATGTACAGCGCCAGCCTTATAAAGGAGGATGTGCTTCTGACAAAACGCATTTTAAAGACACAGCCCGGAGCGGCAAAGGTCATTGCCCAGCTGGATAAGTGCAACCAGCGGTTCCTGGAATTAAAGCGTTCCTACGGCGGGGATGAGGGAGAGCGCAGGACCGTGCTGGGGAGCACCTACGAGCTGCTGCCGGATGTGAATGTTCTGGCCCTGAACCTGATGACCATGTTCGGGGAGCTGGAAACCTTTATGAATGAAAACATAGAATTTCCCGATCGGGACCTGGTGCTGGAGTTCTACTTTGCAGTCCGGGATTTTCTGTATGTGTATGACAGGCTGGACGAGAGCTACAGGATATATGACCAGATTCTCGCGGACGGCAGTTTTATGGTAAAGCTGCTGTGCATTAACCCGGCCGTGAACCTGAAGGAGTGCCTGAACAAGGGCGTCAGCACCCTGTTTTTCTCGGCCACCCTGCTACCCATCCAGTACTATAAGGAACTTTTAAGCGGCAGCCAGGAGGAATACGCTGTCTATGCAAAGTCTCCTTTTCCAGAGGAAAACCGCATGGTGCTGGCTGCCAGTGATGTCAGCAGCCGTTACAGCCGCAGGGGGCCTTCCGAGTATGAGAAGATTGTGGACTATATATGCCGGGTGGTGGAGGGAAAAAAAGGAAATTATATGGTATTCTGTCCTTCCTACCAGTATCTCCATGCCATAGAGGATATTCTGGCTGCCAGGGAGGCGTCGGGAGCCCTTTCTTTTATCTGGAACGCCCAGACAAACCATATGACTGAGGAGGACAGAGAGACATTTCTGCATAGCTTTGAGGAGGAGCGGGATTGCTCCATGGCAGCCTTATGCGTCATGGGAGGGATATTTTCGGAGGGAATCGACCTAAAAGAAGAGCGCCTTATCGGCGCTGTGATTATTGGAACCGGTCTGCCCCAGGTGAACACGGAGCAGGAGATTCTAAAGGAATATTTTGATGAACATGGGGAACACGGCTTTGACTACGCATACCAGTATCCGGGTATGAACAAGGTGATGCAGGCA
- the alr gene encoding alanine racemase: protein MMYTQMDIDLDVIAENYKKVSDRLPEETGIIAVVKADAYGLGAVPIAKKLEKAGCPMFAVTFMEEAVKLREAGIKAPILVMMPAESKELLIAGKHKLIITITDYEMAKQISDELVKQSYSLPAHLKVDCGLSRMGIVLKDRLEEAAEEAAKIHALPNLNTEAVFSHLTAAGTEGAYAALDLAEQQRFFELIKMLKKKNISIKTHLMSSDPYIWYPQTPGDYIRVGSILYGICPERYSCCGIKNCMSMNTYIVQIKWIPRDTEVSYGPLYRTVRRTKIAVVPVGFADGIRRALSNKGEMLIHGKRVPIIGKICCDHTILDVTDIEEVKVGDEVTIFGRNGEESQTAGDYAELCNASAPETTVIFSARIPRNYLNM, encoded by the coding sequence ATGATGTATACACAGATGGATATAGACCTGGATGTAATTGCTGAAAATTACAAAAAAGTATCTGATAGGCTTCCGGAAGAGACGGGAATTATAGCAGTGGTTAAAGCGGATGCATATGGTTTGGGGGCTGTCCCCATAGCAAAAAAACTGGAGAAAGCCGGTTGTCCCATGTTTGCAGTCACTTTTATGGAAGAAGCTGTAAAGCTGAGAGAGGCTGGAATTAAAGCTCCGATTCTGGTGATGATGCCGGCAGAAAGTAAGGAATTACTAATTGCCGGAAAACATAAGCTCATAATTACAATAACGGATTATGAAATGGCAAAACAGATATCAGATGAACTTGTAAAACAGTCATACAGCCTGCCGGCGCATTTGAAAGTTGATTGCGGACTGAGCCGGATGGGCATTGTACTTAAAGACCGGTTGGAAGAAGCTGCTGAGGAAGCGGCGAAAATACATGCATTACCCAATCTGAACACAGAGGCCGTTTTCTCTCATCTCACGGCAGCCGGTACAGAGGGAGCATACGCGGCACTGGATTTAGCAGAGCAGCAAAGATTCTTTGAACTCATAAAGATGTTAAAGAAAAAGAATATCTCCATAAAGACACATTTAATGAGTTCAGACCCATATATCTGGTATCCTCAAACGCCAGGTGATTACATCCGGGTGGGGTCCATTCTGTATGGTATTTGTCCTGAACGGTATTCCTGCTGCGGCATCAAAAACTGTATGTCAATGAATACATATATTGTGCAGATAAAATGGATACCCAGAGATACGGAAGTCAGCTATGGTCCTTTATATAGGACGGTCAGGAGAACGAAGATTGCCGTTGTACCGGTAGGGTTTGCAGATGGAATCCGGCGTGCCTTATCTAACAAAGGGGAAATGCTGATCCACGGTAAACGGGTACCTATCATAGGAAAGATATGCTGCGATCACACAATCCTGGATGTGACTGATATAGAAGAAGTAAAAGTGGGGGATGAGGTTACGATTTTTGGAAGGAACGGAGAAGAATCACAGACAGCAGGAGATTATGCAGAGCTGTGCAATGCGTCGGCTCCTGAAACAACTGTTATATTTTCAGCTCGTATACCAAGAAATTATCTAAATATGTAG
- a CDS encoding NUMOD1 domain-containing DNA-binding protein has protein sequence MSRTISAGYVYRQYSTEGVYIADYKSSRAAHEATGVSIGSIARAAHGERRTGGGYVWRKVLADSPKESIEIDLISKIGNHDKRPLVQKNLDGEIVGEFLSIAHASRSLKISRRSLSCALSGAQKTAGGYIWEEKMEDDMQVQEQ, from the coding sequence ATGAGTCGGACAATTAGTGCAGGTTATGTATATCGTCAATATTCTACCGAAGGTGTTTATATTGCGGATTATAAAAGCTCCAGGGCTGCCCATGAGGCAACAGGAGTTTCCATTGGTTCCATCGCAAGAGCTGCTCATGGTGAACGCAGGACCGGAGGCGGTTATGTCTGGAGAAAAGTACTGGCGGATTCGCCAAAGGAAAGTATTGAGATAGATTTGATTAGTAAAATCGGCAACCATGATAAACGTCCTCTGGTCCAGAAAAATCTGGATGGAGAAATCGTTGGGGAATTCCTTTCCATTGCCCATGCCAGCCGGAGTCTTAAAATCAGCCGGAGAAGCCTTTCATGTGCGCTCAGCGGTGCCCAGAAGACGGCAGGAGGCTACATATGGGAAGAGAAGATGGAAGATGATATGCAGGTTCAGGAGCAGTAA
- the nhaC gene encoding Na+/H+ antiporter NhaC, with translation MKDRNIDSKKRKMSLVPAIIVFVVICAAIAVQKVIFDGDMGAMFLMLWVVLIPFGMFYGFKASELEDIAVKFTAKSLPAVFIMLSVGALIGTWIAAGTTPAVIYYGIKFINPKFFLVTAIILCSIISLLSGTSLGSVGTAGVAMMGIGNSLGIPAPVTAGACICGAFFGDKMSPMSDTTILASSICGVNIFKHIRHMVYDQVPSYLITLIFFFVLGFKYGGNIDSPEVNAMMEGLQGNFKLGIMAFLPLLVTIVLLLKKVSATLCIIIGSVMGIAVAVFYQGMDVAAAFNTFYSGFTLETENEMLFTLLNRGGISSMWSLVGVTLFGFTVAGMLDHMDVLKCIADSTVKHIHGTAGVTFLTILFGFVGNAVAMSQNFAIVMSGTLMAPLYKRYNMLPKNCSRDLEAGGTYGALFIPWNTNALFCAGALGVSVLSFIPYIPLLYITPVVVIIYSITKFHIDKIYEDEDFVDVSERLEKDHDKQNVMGEL, from the coding sequence ATGAAAGACAGGAATATAGACAGCAAAAAAAGAAAAATGTCTCTGGTACCTGCAATTATTGTGTTTGTGGTGATTTGCGCGGCGATTGCAGTCCAAAAAGTAATATTTGATGGTGATATGGGAGCCATGTTTTTAATGCTCTGGGTGGTCCTGATTCCGTTTGGAATGTTTTACGGATTTAAGGCATCTGAACTTGAAGACATTGCGGTTAAATTTACGGCCAAATCGCTTCCGGCTGTTTTTATCATGCTGTCCGTCGGGGCATTGATTGGTACATGGATTGCGGCAGGAACAACGCCGGCAGTTATTTATTATGGTATTAAATTCATTAATCCTAAATTTTTTCTCGTAACGGCAATTATTTTATGCTCTATCATATCACTGCTTAGCGGTACCTCCCTTGGCTCTGTAGGAACCGCGGGGGTTGCAATGATGGGCATTGGAAACAGCCTTGGCATTCCGGCGCCTGTCACAGCAGGCGCATGTATCTGCGGCGCTTTTTTTGGCGACAAAATGTCTCCCATGTCAGATACCACCATCTTGGCTTCCTCAATATGCGGAGTCAATATTTTTAAACATATCAGACATATGGTATATGACCAGGTGCCATCCTATTTAATCACATTGATATTCTTTTTTGTGCTGGGATTTAAATATGGAGGAAACATTGATTCGCCGGAAGTAAACGCCATGATGGAAGGTCTTCAGGGAAACTTTAAGCTGGGTATTATGGCATTTTTACCATTACTTGTGACCATTGTTCTGCTGCTTAAGAAGGTATCGGCCACCTTATGTATCATTATCGGGTCGGTTATGGGGATTGCAGTGGCTGTTTTTTATCAGGGAATGGATGTGGCGGCTGCATTCAATACATTTTACAGCGGGTTTACACTTGAAACAGAGAATGAGATGCTGTTTACGCTGCTGAACCGCGGAGGTATTTCAAGCATGTGGAGTCTGGTTGGAGTTACATTGTTTGGATTTACGGTAGCTGGTATGCTGGACCATATGGATGTTCTGAAATGCATCGCAGATTCCACAGTAAAACATATACATGGTACAGCGGGCGTTACCTTCCTGACTATATTGTTTGGATTTGTCGGAAATGCTGTTGCAATGAGCCAAAACTTTGCCATCGTAATGTCCGGAACCCTTATGGCTCCTTTGTATAAGCGGTATAATATGCTTCCAAAAAATTGTTCCCGTGATTTGGAAGCAGGGGGAACATACGGAGCATTATTCATCCCATGGAACACAAATGCATTATTCTGCGCCGGCGCACTGGGTGTATCTGTATTGTCGTTTATTCCATATATTCCGCTGCTTTACATTACGCCGGTTGTAGTCATTATATATTCAATCACTAAATTCCATATTGATAAAATATATGAGGATGAGGATTTTGTGGATGTCAGCGAACGGCTTGAAAAGGACCATGATAAACAGAACGTGATGGGTGAACTTTAG
- a CDS encoding RidA family protein — translation MSSVSTKKAPAAIGPYSQGISANGFVFVSGQLPINPSTGTIAEGSIKDRTIQSMMNIGEILKEAGSGLDKVVKTTIFVTNLELFGEVNEAYGTFFGGNAPARACVQVAALPKGADIEIEAIATV, via the coding sequence ATGAGTAGTGTATCAACTAAAAAAGCACCGGCAGCAATTGGGCCATATTCACAGGGGATATCTGCCAATGGGTTTGTATTTGTTTCAGGACAGCTGCCAATCAATCCCTCAACAGGAACCATTGCGGAAGGAAGCATCAAAGACCGCACAATCCAGTCCATGATGAATATTGGGGAAATTTTGAAGGAGGCCGGAAGCGGTCTGGATAAGGTGGTAAAAACCACAATTTTTGTAACAAATCTTGAACTGTTTGGCGAAGTGAATGAGGCATATGGGACATTTTTTGGCGGGAATGCGCCTGCGCGTGCGTGCGTCCAGGTTGCGGCGCTTCCTAAAGGGGCAGATATTGAAATTGAGGCCATTGCAACCGTATAG